Part of the Streptomyces sp. f51 genome is shown below.
CGCCGCGCCTGCGGGACCGTACGAAACGGCCGACGGCCTGGGCGAAGAAGAGGGGGGTGGAGATGGTGGTGGCGTACACGCCGACCGCCAGGCGGGGCACGTCGACGCCCTCGGACACCATGCGGACGGCGACCATCCAGCGGTCGTCGCTCGCCGAGAAGTCGTCGATCCGCTGGGAGGCGCCGGTGTCGTCGGACAGCACGAGAGTCGCCCTGGTGCCGGTGATCTCGCGGATCAGCTTGGCGTAGGCGCGTGCGGACTCCTGGTCCGAGGCGATGACGAGCGCCCCGGCGTCCGGGATGCCCTTGCGCACCTCGGTCAGGCGCTGGTCGGCGGCGCGCAGCACGCTCGGCATCCACTCGCCGCGCGGGTCGAGCGCGGTGCGCCAGGCCTGGCTGACGGCGTCCTTGGTCATCGGCTCGCCGAGGCGCGCGGCGATCTCGTCGCCCGCCTTGGTGCGCCAGCGCATGTTGCCGCTGTAGGAGAGGAAGATGACCGGCCGCACGACGTGGTCGGCCAGGGCGTTGCCGTAGCCGTAGGTGTAGTCGGCCGAGGAGCGCCGGATGCCGTCGTTGCCCTCTTCGTACGTCACGAAGGGGATGGGGTTCGTGTCGGAGCGGAACGGCGTACCCGTGAGCGCGAGCCGGCGGGTGGCGGGCTCGAACGCCTCCAGGCACGCCTCGCCCCAGGACTTGCTGTCACCGGCGTGGTGGATCTCGTCGAGGATGACGAGGGTCTTGCGCTGCTCGGAGCGGTTGCGGTGGAGCATCGGGCGCACGCCGACACCGGCGTACGTCACGGCGACGCCCTGGTACTCCTTGCTGAGGGGCCCGGCGCTGTACTCGGGATCGAGTTTGATCCCTATCCGCGCGGCCGCCTCGGCCCACTGCTTCTTCAGGTGCTCGGTCGGCGCGACGACGGTCACCTGCTGCACGACGTGGTGGTGCAGCAGCCAGGACGCGAGGGTCAGCGCGAACGTCGTCTTACCGGCGCCGGGGGTGGCTACGGCGAGGAAGTCGCGCGGCTGCTCCTGGATGTACCTCTCCATCGCCCCCTGCTGCCAGGCGCGCAGCTTGTTGGCTGTGCCCCAGGGAGCCCGGCCGGGGAAGGCCGGCGAGAGGTGGTGGGTGTGCGAGGAGGTGCTGGCGGCGGTGGTAGTCACGGTCTCCGGTCTGGGTGTCGATTGGGAGCGTCCGGGTCCGCGCGCGGCGCGTCGGACGGGGCCTGACGGGAGGCGCGCGGGCGGCTCGGCTACGTATGACAACCGGGCCACCCTACCGGCGCCCGGCTCACGGCGGCGTGCGGACGAGGCCGGGTCGGCGGTGGATGGGACTGACGTCACAGATCACCCGCGCGCACCACCGGTACCCCGGGCGGCCCTCCGTACGCGTCACCGCACGAGCCGTCCGCGCCGGTCCCGTCAGCCCGTTCCCGCCGGTTCCCGCAGGCGTGTGGTCACCCAGGCTCCCAGCAGCGCCACCCCCGCCATGGGCAGGAACACCGCGGCGAAGGCCGCCGGGTGCGAGGCGGAGGCCCCGGACGCGGCGCCGGTGGCCGTACCGGCGACGGTGCCGCCGCCCAGGGCCGCGAAGGCGGCTCCGCCGACGGCGAGCAGCAGGACGTTGGACAGGGCGTCGGAGATCTGGAGGGCGGCCGAGTTGGCGCCCGCCTCCTCGGGGGCCGAGAGCTGGAGCAGCAGCACGCTGGTCGAGGCGATCACCAGGCCCATCCCGAAGCAGCCGAACGCCCAGGCGACGGCGACGGTCCACACCGGCACGGCGGGGATCAGCACGCTGGGCGCCGCGGCGACGGCCGCCGCGACCAGCAGCATGCCGAGGAACATCAGCCGTTCCCGGTACGGCTCCACGCGGGGCCGCGCCTGCACCCAGGAGCCCAGGGCCCAGGTCCCGCCGCCGGCCGCGAGCGAGAGCCCGGCGAGCGTCGGCGACAGCCCCCGCTGGGTGACCAGCATCAGCGGCACGAAGGACTCGGCTGCGATGAAGGCACCGGCGGAGACCCCGCGCAGCAGCACCACCGACGGCAGTCCGCGGGCCGCCCGCCAGGTGCCGCGGGGCAGCAGCCCGCGCACGGCCGGGACGATCAGGGCGGCACCGGCCGCGGCGGGTACGAGGGAGAGCGGGCGCAGGTCCTGTGCGGCGTACTGGAGCAGTCCGGCGCCCAGCGCGATCCCGAGGGCGAGCCGGATGCGCCGCCGGTCCAGGGGCGCGCGGTCGGCCGTCCCGGCGGGACCTGAAGTCCGGCGGCGTATCTGCGGCAGCGCGAGCGCGAGCGGAACGCCGACCAGGGCGGGGATCCCGAGGAACACCCAGCGCCAGCCGAGGTGCTCGGTGACCGCGCCCGCGGCGAGCGGGCCGACCACGGAGGGCACCACCCAGGCCGCCGCGAACGCCGCCATGATCGCGGGGCGCAGCCGCTGCGGATAGGCCCGTCCCACGACGACGTAGAGCGCGACGATGACGAGCCCGCCGCCGAGCCCCTGGACGGCCCGCCCGAGGATGAACGTCCACATGCCGCCGGCCGTCCCGGACAGCAGCAGGCCGGCGGCGAACGCGCCGATGCCGGTGGCCAGCGAGGCCAGCGGTCCGTCGCGGTCGGACCACTGCCCGGCGAGCACCATCCCGAACAGGCTCGTCGTGAAGTAGCCGGAGAACGCGAACGCGTACAGGGCGACCCCGCCGAGGTCTCGTGCGGCGACGGGCATCGCCGTCCCCACGGCCGTCGCCTCGAACGCGATCACCAGGACCACCGAGACGATCCCGATGGTGAGCGCGCGGTGGGCACGGCTGAGCACCCCGCCGTCCTCGCCGCCGCTCCCGCCGACGCCCGCGGCCATGCTCCGGGCCGGAGCCGTCGCGGCCTCACCCGCTTCCACTGCTGTCATGCCGGTCAGCGTAAGGTGCGCGGCTTTCCTTGACTCCTGTCGGTGGTCGGTGATCAAGCGGTCCTTTGGACCTAGGCCCACTGCCCGGGGCCGTGGCGCGCCCCCGTTCCCGGCGGGCCGACCGCCTTCCGTGAACGGCGTGTGGCAGTCGCGTTGCGGCCGCCCCGGAACCCTTGAGGCCGCTCCCCCGCGCCGCCTACGGTCGACCCATCAGGTTCGGAACGAGTGAGCCGTGCCGCACCTGAGAACGGCCGTGTGCCCGAGTGGTTCAGGGGCTCGACTGCAAATCGAGTTACGTGGGTTCGAATCCCGCCACGGCCTCCACGCAGGGTCGGCCGTCCCGGTTCGGGGCGGCCGTTCCGCGTTTTCCAGGGGCGCGGGGGCTTGCCGGGGCGCGCTACGCGTACAGCATGCCGACCGAGCGGTCCTCGAATATCTCCGGCCAGTGACGGCGGCCGTCGTCGCCAGGGAGGGCCGGGGTCCGGTCGCAGGCGGCGGGGTCGACCGTGGCGAGGGTCTGGGTCAGGGTGGCGGCGAGCTGTTCGTAGGAGTCGCTGAGGTGGTGGGCCGCGTCGACGGCCTTCTCGCGGTGGAGGAGCCAGAGGGTGAACGCCAGCGTGGAGATGTCCGCGTTGAGCGGGCGCAGCGTGAGGTCCGGCTCGTTCCAGGCGAGTACGGCGCCCGTGGTGCCGTCCAGGACCAGGCTCGTGTCCTCCAGGAGGGGGCCCAGGCGTATGAGACGGTCGGCGGTGGCCGGGAGCAGGCCGGCGGAGAACTCGTCGGGGCGCTCGTCCGCGTAGTACTCGACGAGGGCGGGCAGCGGCACCTCGGTGTCCAGCTGGAAGAGGAAGCCGTCCTCGGGCAGGCCCGACTCCCGCAGGAAGCGGCGGGTCGGCTCGTGGGTCAGGGCGGGCGGGAAGTCGACGTCCTCGAAGCGCATGATCCCGCCCGCGCCGAACTCCTCGTCCAGGAGGCGCTTGGGCAGCCCGAGGACGAGCCCCTCGCCGGGTCCCGCGATCCGGGCGAGCGGGCGGATCAGGGCGGCCATCCGCCAGTACGGCGCCACGTCCGGGCCCGCGGCGTCCTCGAAGACGGCACTGAGCCGGTCCGAGACCTGGGCGACCGCCTTCGGGCCGAACGGGCCGGGAAGGCCCCGGGACAGGGTCAGTTCCTCGGTGGCCGCGGCGAAGCTCAGCAGGGCGTCCAGGGAGGGCGCCAGGGGCGCGAGGTCCAGCCGGGCGGGGTTCGGCAGGACGTACGCCGAGGAGACCTCGCCCGTCGTCCCGTCCAGCAGGATCGACTCCAGGTCGCGGTCGAGGCTGCGCAGCGCCCCTATGACGAGCTGGTCGCGCAGCTCCCCGGCGAGTTTGTCGGCGTCGCCCGCCAGGTCGGCGACCGTGCGCAGTCCGTGCTCCCGCAGGGCTCCGAAGCCGAGCAGCGCGCCGTCGCGGGGCAGTCCGGGGCCGGTGAGCCGGTCCCGGGTGCCCGCGTGCGTGACGAACGGATCCAGCTCGTCGCCGGTCAGTGTGATGACGCCTTTGACATCGGTGTCAGTCGTACTCATGGCTCCCCCGCGCATGTGAACGCTCCGTGCTTCCCCCGAGAGGAACGGCCGGTCGTGCCACGGCAGTTCCCCATCGCTCCAGAACGATACGCCGCCCCACTGACAACGCCGAAGAGGCGCGGGAACAAGCCGCGCACGGAAGGGAGACCGGCGGGGTGCGGGCACCGTCGGGTGAAGCACCGGCGGGGTGCCGGCATCGCCAGGTGAGGCACCGGCAGGGCGCCGGCGCCGTCAGGTGAAGTAGACGCCGCCCAGGACGACGACCACGGCCGCCAGCACGAACACCAGGACCCAGATCAGCAACTTGCCCACGCTGGGCGGGGGTTCGTAGCGCGGCTCCCCGGCCTCGGCGCCGGGTACGGCGGCGTCGAGGCCCTCCCGCGCGGGTTCGCCGGCCACCGGCTCCGGCGCGCTCACGGGGCCGTCACCACAGCCGCCTGGGGGCGGATCGGCAGACGGTTGACCGGCCGGCCGGTGGCCGCCCGGACGGCGGACGCGATGGCCGCGGGCGAGGTCACCACCGGCACCGCGCTGGCCGCCTTGGCACCGAAGGGGGCCACGACGTCACGCTCCTCGACCAGCTTGACGATGTGGATGTCGGGCGCGTCCAGGGCGGTCGGCAGGGCGTAGCCGGTGAGGTCCGGGTGGCGGACCAGGCCGCGGTTGGTCCGCAGGTTCTCGGTCAGCGCGGCGCCCACCCCCTGGGTGACGCCAGCCTCGATGCGGGCTCTGAGCTGGGCCGGGTTGAGGATGCGGCCGACGTCCTGGGCGAGCGCCAGCTCGACGACCCGGACCGAGCCCAGCTCGATGTCGACGTCCACCACGGCGCGCACGGCGCAGAACGCGAGGCCCACGAAGGCGTCGCCCTGGCCGGCCTCGTCCAGCGGTTCGGTCGGGTGCGGGCGGCACTGCGCGGTCGCCCACAGCTCCTTGCCGTCCATGGCCTCGGTGACGGTGGTCGACAGCACCCCGTCGTACGAGGTGATCTTGCCGTCGGTGATCTGGAGCAGCTCGGTGGACATGCCGAACTTGTGCGCCAGGGGCTGGAGCAGCTGCGTACGGACCATCTTGGCCGCGCGCTCCACCGCTCCGCCGGACACCCAGGTGTGCCGGCCGCGGCAGCTCGGGCCGGCCGGGGGCTGGTCGGTGTCGACGGGGGCCACGTGCACCTCGTCGATGCCGAGGGTCTCCTGGACGATCTGCCGGGCCAGCGTGGTGAAGCCCTGGCCGGTCTCCACGGCGGCGCAGAGCACGGTGGCGACGCCGTCGTGGACCTTCACGGTGGCCGTCGAGACCTCGTCGGCGCCCTCGGCGCCGAGCATGTGCACCATGCCGAGTCCGTAGCCGACGCCGCGTCGCACGGCGCCGGGTTCGCCCGCGCCCTCGGGGCCGCCGGGCAGCAGCCACTCGTCCTCGGGCGTGTCCTTGGGCAGGGCGGGCAGCGGGTAGTCGCGTACGGCCTGGAGCAGTTCGGCGACGGGCGCGGGGCAGGTGACCGTCTGGCCGGTCGGCAGGACGTCGCCGGTGGCCATGACGTTGCGCAGGCGCAGTTCGGCGGGGTCGACGCCGAGCTTCTTCGCGAGCTTGTCCATCTGGGCCTCGTAGGCGGCGCAGACCTGGAGGGCGCCCTCGCCGCGCACATGGCCCGAGGGCGGGTTGTTGGTGCGCACGGCCCAGCCCTCGATGAAGGCGTTCGGTACGACGTACGGGCCGCAGGCGAAGGAGACCGCGGCGGCCAGCGACTCGCCCGAGGTGTCGGCGTAGGCGCCCGCGTCGAGCAGGATCTGCGCCTCGACCTTGACGAGGTTGCCCTCGGCGTCGGCGTGGTGGCGGTAGCGCAGCAGGGTCGGGTGGCGGTGGGCGTGACCGAGGAAGGACTCCTCGCGCGTGGCGGTGAGCTTCACCGGGCAGCCGGTCGCCAGGGCGAGGAGGCCGAGCGCGAGCTGGAAGCCCTGGTCCTCGCGGTCGCCGGTGGCTCCGGGGACGCCGGTGACGACGACCTTCACGCGCGCGGGTTCGAGGCCGTAGCAGGCGGCGGCCGCGTCGCGGTCGCTGTGCGGGTCGGTGGAGGCGATGTAGAGCTCGACGCCGCCGTCGGGGCGGGGCACGGCGAGTCCGGCCTCGGCGCCGATGGGGGCGGGGTCCTGGCGGCCGATGCGGTACAGGCCCTCGACGACGACCTCGCCGACCGCGTCCGGGTCGCCGTGGCTCAGCGGGATGTGCCGGATCAGGTTGCCGTCGGGGTGCAGCGCCTCGGCCTCGAAGGCGTGCTCCGGGTCGGTGACCGGTTCGAGGACCTCGTACTCGACGATGACGGCCGCGGCGGCCATCCGCGCGGTGTCCGGGTGGTCGGCGGCGACGGCCGCGATGGGCTCGCCGTGGTGGCGTACGACGTCGGAGGCGAACACCGGGCGGTCGGCCCTGCCGCGGCCGTGCAGCGGGGTGCCGGGCACGTCCTCGTGGGTGATGACGGCGCGCACGCCGGGCATCTCACGCGCGTGGCTGGTGTCGATGGACAGGATGCGGGCGTGCGGGTGGGGCGAGCGCAGGACGGCGGCCCACAGCAGGCCCTCGGCCCACAGGTCGGCGGCGTACGGGAACGTGCCCTCGGTCTTGGCGCGGTCCTCGGCGGCGGGCAGCGACACGCCGAGCCCGTGCGGCAGGGGCTCGGGGCCGGCCTCGGGCGCCGCCGGTGTCGCCGTCGCGGCTTGGTTGGTCACGCCTGGCCTCCGTCCTGGCCGTACGGCTGGTCGTGCTGTGCCGGTACACCGTAGGCGGCGCCGTCCTCGTAGGCGGAGGGGTGGACGCCGCCGGCACCGGGGCCGGCCTGGTGCGGGATGCGGGCCTCGTCCGCCTCGGGGGCGGGCTCGGCCGCGGCGGCGGAGTGCGCCTCGCGTTCGGCGACGACGTCGCGCACGGCGTCCAGGACACCGCGGTAGCCCGAGCAGCGGCACAGGTTGCCGCACAGGGCCTGGCGGGTCTCCAGCTCGGTCGGCGCGGGGTTGCCCTCCAGCAGGTCGTGCAGCGTCATCGCCATGCCGGGGACGCAGAAACCGCACTGCACGGCACCGCACTTGGCCAGCGCGCGCTGGACGTCGGAGAGCTGTCCGTCGGCGGCCAGGCCCTCGACGGTCCGTACCTCGCTGCCGGCCGCGGTGACGCCGGGGACCAGGCAGGACGCCACGAGCCTGCCGTCCACCTGGACGTTGCAGGCGCCGCACTCGCCCTGCGAGCAGCCGTCCTTGGCGCCCGCGAGGCCGAGCCGCTCGCGCAGCACGTAGAGCAGCGACTCGCCGATCCAGGCGTCCGTGACCGGCCGGTCGGCGCCGTTGACGCGCAGGACGTAGGAGGCGAGGGGGTGGTCGTCGGGTCCGGCCGGGGTCAGGAGGTCCGCGTCGGGGCTCTCCTCGCCCGTCTCGGGGGTCTCGTGCGCCGGTTCCGGCTCGGAGACCTCGTGCGTCCCCGCCGTCACCGGATCGGGGCCGGCGTCGGACCCGGATGCCTCGGGAGCGGCCTGTACGGGGTACTGGGCGGCCTGCGCGGCCGTTTCGGCCCCGGGCGGCCCCGCGGATCCCGCGGGAGCCTCAGCGGCCGTTTCGTGGACGTCGGCGGTCCAGGGCTGCCCGATCTCGCCGGCCCAGGGCGCGGCCGCGCCGCCGGGGAGCGTGGCGGGCGGCGTGCCGCCCCACTGCTCGACCAGCGCGGAGGTGGTGAACTCGCCCGATTCGTCCGGGAGATCGCCTCCGGCGACCGGGATCGACCACTGCCCGGTCACGTCGTGCCCGGGGCCCTGCCCCGCGCCGTCGTCGAAGTGCCACTGTCCGGTGGATCCGGGCTGGTAGGTGAACCGGTCGTCGTGGGCGCCCGTCCCCTGACGGCCGTGGTCGTCCTCCGGCCAGCGGCCGGTGCCGCCCTGGCCGGCCCAGGTGCCGCCCTGGGCCGGTTCGGCCGACTCGGGCGGGGCGGGGGTCACGGTGATCTGCGGGGGCACGTAGCCGTGTCCGGGGGCGGCCAGGGGCTCCCGGGCGGCGAGGAGGGCCTCGATGCCTCCCTCGGGCAGCTTGACGAAGGCGGTGGCCCCGTCGTCGTAGTCGCCCTGGGGCAGCGGGTCCCAGCGGCCGCCGCTGCGCGCGGCGCCCTCTTCGTGCTGGTCGTCGGTCACGACAGTGCCCTTCCAAGTGCTCGTCGGGCCAGCGCGGCGACGGTGCGCCGCAAATGCAGTACGGCGGGCGGAAGCGGTGTCAGGGTTCCGTCCTCGGCGGGGACGGGGTCCGGGATGCAGGCCGCGGCCACGTACTCGCCGAAGGCGGCCAGCGCCTCCGGGACGATGGCGCGGTTGTTGTCCCAGTCGATCAGCTGGGCCACCCACGCCTCGGCGTCCAGGGGGCGCAGCGGCATCGGCGCTATGGCGCCCACGGCGCAGCGCACACCGCGCCTGGCCGGGTCGAGGACGACCGCGACGGAGGCGATGGCGCGTCCGGGTCCGGTGCGGCCGGTGGCCTTCAGGAAGACCTGCGGGGCGTGCAGCAGCGGGACGCGCACGTAGCCGATGAGCTCGCCGCCGCGGAGCATGTCCACACCGGCGAGCAGGTGCGACACGGGGATCTCGCGGCGGGCTCCGTCGGGCCCCGCGATGATCAGCGTGGCTTCCAGGGCGGCCAGTACGGGCAGCGCGTCCCCCGTGGGGGCGGCCGAGGCGATGTTGCCGCCGAGGGTGCCGGCGTTGCGGATCTGCGGCGGTCCCGCCGCCCGGGCGGCGGCCGCGAGCGCCGGGATGAGCGCGGCGAAGTCGGGGCGGCCCATGCGGGCGTGCGTGAGGCCGGCGCCGAGCAGGGCGTGGCCGTCCTGGTACTGCCAGCCCCGGATCTCGGTGATCCGGCCGAGGCCGACGAGCGCGGCCGGCCTGAGCTGTCCGGCGTTCACCGCGGCCATCAGATCCGTGCCGCCCGCGACCGGAACGGCCGTGGGCATGGCGGACAGCGCCGCCACCGCCTCGTCGAGCGAGACGGGCAGCGTCACGGCCTGCGCCGTCTGCGGTGCGTGCGTGGTCAAACCGGTTGCCCCTTCCCGCTGCCCCACCTGGTCCCACCTGTGCTGCCGTACGGTACGTGCTGACAGGGCGGACGTGGCAACTCTGGCACATCTTCCCGGCCCCTCGACGCGGGGGTCCGCTAGGAGGCATTCGCCCGTCTCACCAGGGATGTGGGCGGTTTTCGCACGGCATCGCCGACGGAAGCCCATTGTCACTCTTCGGTGACCCTTGGGGGCCTTTTTCCTTGTGGTGCAACGACTCCGGGGCGCCCGCACCGGGGCCGGGGGACCGTGAGCGGTCTCACACGTTCGGGGGCGCCCCCTCGATCGGGCGTCCGAGCACGCCGGGCCGCCGCTGCCAGGGCCTGGGACCCGAGGGCGCCCGGTAGGCCACACCGAGGGCGTCGAGCCGCCCGTAGTGGGCGTCCATCCGCCGCTCGAAGCCGGCGAAGTCCCGGTCCGCGGGGGCGGGCAGACGGCTCCAGGCGACCTCGGCGAAGGCGGCGAGCCTCGGGAACGCCTGGTAGTCCACGCGCGCGTGGTCCTCCATCACCTCGGTCCACACGTTGGCCTGCGTGCCCAGCACGTGCCGTGCCTCGGCCTCGGTGAGCTGCGGCGGAACCGGCTCGAAGCGGTAGACGTCCTCAAGGGTGCGCACGTACGCGATCGGCACCGGTTCGTCCTCGCCCGCGGCCTGACGGTAGTCCAGGTACACATGCTGCTCGGGGCACATGACGACGTCGTGGCCCGCGCGCGCGGCCGTGACACCGCCCTGGTAGCCGCGCCACGACGACACCGCGGCGCCCGGCGCGAGCCCGCCCTCCAGGATCTCGTCCCAGCCGATCAGCCGACGTCCGCGCGCGGACAGCCAGTTGTCGAAGTGCCGGATGAACCAGGCCTGGAGTCCGTCCTCGTCGGCGAGCCCGAGTTCCCTGATGCGCGCCTGGGCCGTGGCCGACTCCCTCCACTGGTCCTTGGCGCACTCGTCGCCGCCGATGTGGAAGAAGCCGGAGAACTCCGGGAAACGGTCGGGATCCGCCGGGAACAGGTCGAGGAGTTCCTCGAAGACCCCCTCGTAGAAGCGCAGGGTGTTGTCGGTGGGGGCGAGTACGTTCTTGGAGACGCCCCAGTTGTCCCAGACGGTCAGGGAGGTCGTGTCGATGACGTCGGTGTTGCCCAGTTCCGGATACGCCGCGATGGCGGCCTGCGAGTGCCCGGGGATGTCGATTTCGGGGACGACGGCGATATGCCGTTCGGCCGCGTAGGCGACGATCTCCCGGATGTCGTCCTGGGTGTAGAAGCCGCCGTGCGGCTTCTCGTCCCACAGCGGCGAGGCCCGGTGACCGAATTTGGTGCGCGCCCGCCAGGACCCGATCTCCGTCAGCTTCGGGTAGCGATTGATCTGGACACGCCATCCCTGATCGTCGGTGAGATGGAAGTGGAAGACGTTGAGTTTGTGCGCGGCGAGCAGATCGAGGTAGCGCAGGACGCCTTCCTTGGGCATGAAGTGCCGGGAGACATCGAGCATGAGGCCGCGCCAGCGGAATCGGGGCGCGTCCTCGATGGTGCCGTACTCGATTTCGTGCCCCGCCCCCGGACGGACCGGGGCGCGGCGGAATGCGTCGGGGCCGAGCAGTTGACGCAGTGTCTGGGCGCCCCAGAAGACCCCGGCCGCGTCGCCGCCGCGGATCTCGACGCCGTGGTCGCCGACTTCGAGCCGGTAGCCCTCAGGACCCCGGGTGTCGTCGAGGAGCAGGCGTACGGCACGCGGGGCGTCCTGCGGCCCAGGTCGCAGCGGTAGTCCGAGCGCGGCGCCGAGCGTCGCGCCGAGCCAGCGGGCGGTGCCGTCCGTGCCGGGCGCGGCCCACAGGACGGTGTCCGCGTCCAGCGTGAACCGCCCCCGCGCGGTGCCTTCGACGGCGAGGGGGGCGGGAATCAGGCCCGTGTCCATCATGTCCATCCGTCCTTCAGTCCTTTACCGCCGCCGGGTCCGGAGACGAGTCGCTGGGGTTCGCGTACGGGGAGGACCGGCATGTGAATCGCCGTCACCCGGGAGCCGGCCGGTCCCTTTCCTCTCGGTGTTCCCCGGCGTGGCGGCTCCGGGGAACACCGAGAGGAAAGGGACCGGCCGGGGATATCGCGCGCCGCCCGCTCCGCCGGGTTCACGGACGCCTTCCGCGCGCCCGCGACGGCCTCGGCCGGACGGCCGGGAACGTGATCGGTGAGGCCGCCCGGAATCGGGACCGGAATCGCCGGCGTGCCCTCGCCCGGAGATATCCGGTGAGTGCGACGAGGACCACGGCGGGGCCCACCCCGAGAAGGTGTCCGAAGAACTGGCGGACGAATTCCCGCCGCCGCGGGAGGCCCGGGAATGCCCCGCGGACGGGCCACCGCCTCCGCCCACATCCGGGGCGCGGCGGCCCGAACGGGCGCGGCTTCGCACAGCCTGGGGGACGTCACCGTTCGGGGCGCGGCGGTTCGGGGGCGCTGGGATGCATCGGTGTCCTCCAGGCAGGGCGCGTTGCGGAGTGCGCAATGGCGGTTTCGCATCGCACAACACCCTGGAGGCTAAGGACTGCGCGAGCCCGCCCACAAGAGGTCTACACCAGTCTGTGATCACGGAACGCCGCGAGGAACGGCCCCGCGCCCGCAGCCACCCGCACACGGACGCGGACCCCAACCCGGACCGGACCCACACGCCGACCCGGACCCCTACCCAGACCGGGACCCACACGCCGACCTCGACCCCGACCCGGTCCCGGACCCACACGCCGACCCCGACCCCGACCCGGTCCCGGACCCACACGCCGGCCCGCACCCGCACGCGACGAAGCCGCGGCGCCCCCCGTCGGGGGTGTCGCGGCCGTGGTCGGTCGAAGCGGGGTTCAGCGCCCGGAAGCCGGCGTCACTTCTTGTCGCCGCCCTTGCCCTGGTCGCCACCGGCGCCCATGGACTCGAAGATCTCCTTGCACATGGGACACACCGGATACTTCTTCGGGTCACGGCCCGGCACCCACACCTTGCCGCACAGCGCCACCACGGGCGTGCCGTCCAGCGCGCTCGCCATGATCTTGTCCTTCTGGACGTAATGGGCGAAGCGCTCGTGGTCCCCGTCGCCGTGCGACACCTGCGGCGTCGGCTCTACGAGGGTCCCCGTCCCCGTGCCTCGCTGGGGCTGGGTCTCAGGCTCAAGAGTGCTCATGAACCCAAGGGTACTGGGGCTCGGACGCATCAGTTGAGGGAAGGGTCGCGCGCTTCGGGCGGAGGGCGCGGGCGCCGGTGCGGCGGTCAGTTGAGGGAGGGGTCGTCCGGGTACGTCGCCACCATCGCCAGCTCGCTGCGCTGGCGGCGCAGGACCTCGCGCCACAGGCGTTCCGGCGCCGGGGAGGAGACGTCACCCGGTTCGGACTCGACGACGTACCAGGCGCCGTCGACCAGTTCGTTCTCCAGCTGGCCGGGTCCCCAGCCCGCGTACCCGGCGAAGATGCGCAGGGAGCCGAGGGCGGAGGCGAGGAGCTCGGGCGGCGCCTCCAGGTCCACCAGACCGATCGCGCCGTGCACCCGCCGCCAGCCGAGCGGCGCGCGCTCCCCCGCCATGCCGCCCGGGATGACCGCCACCCCCAGCGCGGAGTCCAGCGACACGGGACCGCCCTGGAAGACGACGCCCGGCTCGCCGGCCAGACCGGCCCAGTTCTCCAGGATGTCGCCGACGCCGACCGGGGTCGGGCGATTGAGGACGACACCGAGGGAGCCCTCCTCGTCGTGGTCGAGGAGCAGCACCACCGCACGGTCGAAGTTCGGGTC
Proteins encoded:
- a CDS encoding FAD binding domain-containing protein; the protein is MTTHAPQTAQAVTLPVSLDEAVAALSAMPTAVPVAGGTDLMAAVNAGQLRPAALVGLGRITEIRGWQYQDGHALLGAGLTHARMGRPDFAALIPALAAAARAAGPPQIRNAGTLGGNIASAAPTGDALPVLAALEATLIIAGPDGARREIPVSHLLAGVDMLRGGELIGYVRVPLLHAPQVFLKATGRTGPGRAIASVAVVLDPARRGVRCAVGAIAPMPLRPLDAEAWVAQLIDWDNNRAIVPEALAAFGEYVAAACIPDPVPAEDGTLTPLPPAVLHLRRTVAALARRALGRALS
- a CDS encoding DUF3039 domain-containing protein, giving the protein MSTLEPETQPQRGTGTGTLVEPTPQVSHGDGDHERFAHYVQKDKIMASALDGTPVVALCGKVWVPGRDPKKYPVCPMCKEIFESMGAGGDQGKGGDKK
- a CDS encoding YqgE/AlgH family protein encodes the protein MTEVSSLTGRLLVATPALADPNFDRAVVLLLDHDEEGSLGVVLNRPTPVGVGDILENWAGLAGEPGVVFQGGPVSLDSALGVAVIPGGMAGERAPLGWRRVHGAIGLVDLEAPPELLASALGSLRIFAGYAGWGPGQLENELVDGAWYVVESEPGDVSSPAPERLWREVLRRQRSELAMVATYPDDPSLN
- a CDS encoding beta-N-acetylhexosaminidase; translated protein: MMDTGLIPAPLAVEGTARGRFTLDADTVLWAAPGTDGTARWLGATLGAALGLPLRPGPQDAPRAVRLLLDDTRGPEGYRLEVGDHGVEIRGGDAAGVFWGAQTLRQLLGPDAFRRAPVRPGAGHEIEYGTIEDAPRFRWRGLMLDVSRHFMPKEGVLRYLDLLAAHKLNVFHFHLTDDQGWRVQINRYPKLTEIGSWRARTKFGHRASPLWDEKPHGGFYTQDDIREIVAYAAERHIAVVPEIDIPGHSQAAIAAYPELGNTDVIDTTSLTVWDNWGVSKNVLAPTDNTLRFYEGVFEELLDLFPADPDRFPEFSGFFHIGGDECAKDQWRESATAQARIRELGLADEDGLQAWFIRHFDNWLSARGRRLIGWDEILEGGLAPGAAVSSWRGYQGGVTAARAGHDVVMCPEQHVYLDYRQAAGEDEPVPIAYVRTLEDVYRFEPVPPQLTEAEARHVLGTQANVWTEVMEDHARVDYQAFPRLAAFAEVAWSRLPAPADRDFAGFERRMDAHYGRLDALGVAYRAPSGPRPWQRRPGVLGRPIEGAPPNV
- a CDS encoding 2Fe-2S iron-sulfur cluster-binding protein, encoding MTDDQHEEGAARSGGRWDPLPQGDYDDGATAFVKLPEGGIEALLAAREPLAAPGHGYVPPQITVTPAPPESAEPAQGGTWAGQGGTGRWPEDDHGRQGTGAHDDRFTYQPGSTGQWHFDDGAGQGPGHDVTGQWSIPVAGGDLPDESGEFTTSALVEQWGGTPPATLPGGAAAPWAGEIGQPWTADVHETAAEAPAGSAGPPGAETAAQAAQYPVQAAPEASGSDAGPDPVTAGTHEVSEPEPAHETPETGEESPDADLLTPAGPDDHPLASYVLRVNGADRPVTDAWIGESLLYVLRERLGLAGAKDGCSQGECGACNVQVDGRLVASCLVPGVTAAGSEVRTVEGLAADGQLSDVQRALAKCGAVQCGFCVPGMAMTLHDLLEGNPAPTELETRQALCGNLCRCSGYRGVLDAVRDVVAEREAHSAAAAEPAPEADEARIPHQAGPGAGGVHPSAYEDGAAYGVPAQHDQPYGQDGGQA